A window of the Natronomonas salina genome harbors these coding sequences:
- a CDS encoding nucleotide sugar dehydrogenase, with product MSSDGVENESGQGRTIEKINVIGTGFIGLPLALQLAYSGKTVVGVDIDENLVKAINDQSLHLDEQDLQRLLESEEVEENLIAKTSPEEGDAFVISVPTPLTHPQKSPDLSAVEASIDSIIPHLSEGDIVNVESTIPPLTCDDFIVPKLSEAGFDPGVDVHLAHSPERILPGNVFKEIVHNDRVIGGITPESAREATKIYAPFLKGEVHHTDMLSAELCKLMENTYRDVNIALANEFALIGDELDKDMTDVIDLANKHPRVDILRPGIGVGGHCLPIDPWFLNEVDPEHTNLITTARRINDMMPQVVTRKIRHALRDYDDPKLLVLGAAYKPDTQDARESPAREIVEELRQDGYDIAQYDRFIDGMGYDDLGVLIDEIEPVLILQLVDHTETTKELERLKNELVAGEIDVLPIARGNPLLPTDE from the coding sequence ATGTCGAGTGACGGCGTAGAGAACGAAAGTGGTCAAGGTAGGACCATCGAGAAGATCAACGTCATCGGTACTGGCTTCATCGGCCTTCCATTAGCGTTGCAATTGGCCTACTCTGGGAAGACCGTCGTCGGTGTCGATATCGACGAGAATCTCGTCAAGGCGATCAATGACCAGTCGCTGCATTTGGACGAACAGGACCTCCAGCGGTTGCTTGAGAGTGAGGAGGTGGAAGAAAACCTGATTGCAAAGACCTCTCCGGAGGAAGGGGATGCATTCGTAATCTCAGTTCCGACGCCACTGACACACCCTCAGAAGAGCCCTGACCTGAGCGCCGTGGAAGCGTCCATAGACTCGATTATTCCGCACCTGTCAGAGGGCGACATCGTCAATGTGGAGTCAACGATTCCGCCTCTCACCTGTGATGATTTCATCGTACCCAAACTTTCAGAGGCCGGTTTTGATCCGGGAGTGGACGTACACCTCGCACATTCCCCTGAACGTATCCTTCCGGGGAACGTGTTCAAGGAAATCGTACACAACGATCGGGTCATCGGGGGTATCACACCTGAGAGCGCCAGAGAGGCGACGAAAATCTACGCGCCATTCCTGAAAGGAGAGGTCCATCATACGGACATGCTGTCCGCCGAGCTCTGTAAGCTGATGGAGAATACATACCGGGACGTGAATATTGCCCTGGCCAACGAGTTCGCCCTCATTGGAGACGAGTTGGACAAGGACATGACGGACGTTATCGACCTAGCGAACAAGCATCCACGGGTCGACATCCTACGTCCTGGGATCGGCGTCGGGGGCCACTGCCTCCCGATCGACCCCTGGTTCCTCAATGAAGTCGATCCGGAGCACACGAACCTCATCACGACCGCCCGGCGCATCAACGACATGATGCCGCAGGTCGTCACCCGGAAAATCCGACACGCGCTTCGGGACTACGACGATCCGAAGCTGCTCGTCCTCGGAGCTGCGTACAAGCCCGACACGCAAGATGCGAGAGAAAGTCCGGCCCGGGAGATCGTTGAGGAGCTCCGCCAGGATGGCTACGACATTGCCCAATACGATCGGTTCATCGACGGGATGGGCTACGACGACCTCGGAGTACTGATTGACGAAATTGAACCCGTCCTAATTCTCCAGCTCGTAGACCATACCGAGACGACGAAGGAACTGGAACGTCTCAAGAATGAACTCGTAGCTGGGGAAATCGACGTGTTGCCCATAGCGAGAGGTAATCCACTGTTGCCTACCGATGAGTGA
- a CDS encoding glycosyltransferase family 4 protein — protein sequence MNLDEDIEPHILTTQPTYPFGEFEKRWRITEQERVNDISVTRLFTYQPTDDTVLGRVLNYGVFSVLSSLYVLATFWRYDQIVTMSTPHTTFLPGLVGKITGLSWVIDIFDLWIDNAADLGYVEKGSLPYWLVRLLEEISFKYSDEVFVVTETMAEHYERRYPEREFDIHTVPFGMDTDSFSPDIDSMGTIDIIYTGNLGTCQAFTPFFEAFAKLEEDAVLTIIGDGERRKELESLVETLDITDRVSFEGYVPRGNIPHLLAGAKISLVPLKTEYELDYARPTKLLETMAVGTPYVASDVKEMKKLSEKYSTGFAVENDSEEISEAMSTLLSDSSLRMRMAKNGREVIESQHDWSEIGDMVSAILNRLYQEESSDESTSRLTEDRTHQ from the coding sequence ATGAATCTAGATGAAGACATTGAACCACACATCTTGACTACTCAGCCCACGTACCCGTTTGGAGAGTTCGAGAAAAGGTGGCGCATAACTGAACAGGAGAGAGTGAACGACATTTCAGTGACGCGGTTATTTACCTACCAGCCAACGGACGATACTGTGCTTGGACGAGTGCTGAATTACGGTGTGTTTTCAGTGCTCAGTTCTCTATACGTCTTGGCGACGTTCTGGCGATACGACCAAATCGTTACTATGTCTACTCCCCATACAACCTTTCTCCCGGGTTTAGTTGGGAAAATTACTGGTCTAAGCTGGGTTATAGATATTTTTGATTTGTGGATCGATAATGCTGCAGATTTAGGATATGTTGAGAAAGGATCGCTCCCCTATTGGTTGGTTCGTTTGCTCGAAGAGATTTCATTTAAATACTCTGACGAAGTATTCGTGGTGACCGAAACGATGGCTGAACACTACGAACGACGGTATCCAGAACGGGAATTTGATATACACACCGTGCCTTTTGGTATGGATACTGACTCTTTTTCACCAGATATCGATTCCATGGGTACAATCGACATCATTTATACGGGAAACCTCGGTACATGCCAGGCATTCACTCCATTTTTCGAGGCGTTTGCTAAGCTTGAGGAGGATGCTGTTTTGACTATAATCGGGGATGGTGAAAGACGCAAGGAACTGGAATCACTCGTAGAAACCCTCGATATTACGGACCGGGTATCGTTTGAAGGATATGTTCCTCGAGGAAATATTCCACATCTGTTGGCGGGGGCAAAAATCAGCCTTGTTCCACTGAAGACGGAATACGAACTCGACTATGCACGTCCTACGAAATTATTAGAGACAATGGCGGTTGGTACTCCATACGTGGCAAGTGACGTTAAGGAAATGAAAAAGCTGAGTGAAAAGTACTCCACTGGATTTGCGGTCGAAAACGATTCCGAGGAAATCAGTGAAGCGATGTCTACTTTGTTATCGGACTCCTCTCTCCGTATGAGGATGGCAAAAAACGGTCGGGAGGTCATTGAAAGCCAGCACGATTGGTCTGAAATCGGTGATATGGTTTCAGCAATCCTCAACAGATTGTATCAAGAGGAATCCTCTGATGAGTCAACATCAAGACTCACAGAAGACCGGACGCACCAATGA
- a CDS encoding polysaccharide deacetylase family protein produces MRDRTEEKCQLDWPDEKRVYLTLDFECDYGTALSTNHFNTVEHSDQLAELLEERGTPMSCFLQTEILETCPKTITPFRDATVPVDFHAHSHTHPNREDADVETEVEESVHRIRENFETDPLGFRFPDGAVGSQDYEILADHDVAFSSSLFPSWRPGRFNNFRGSRNPQSISNRDIIEIPFTVYSDFLRIPVALSYLKLFGAAFERLVRSNPPDIIIFDFHMHDLVVPKTFEQLPLPYRAVYSRRKHDGFELLDRFICDLQDKGYEFGLIADLYREVQKDA; encoded by the coding sequence ATGAGAGACCGGACAGAAGAGAAGTGTCAATTGGATTGGCCCGACGAAAAGCGGGTATATTTGACTCTAGATTTCGAATGTGACTACGGGACGGCGTTGTCGACGAACCACTTCAACACCGTCGAACATTCCGACCAACTTGCAGAACTGCTGGAAGAGCGAGGGACACCGATGTCCTGTTTTCTGCAGACGGAAATCCTCGAGACTTGTCCTAAAACCATCACACCATTTCGTGACGCCACGGTCCCAGTCGACTTCCACGCCCATTCACATACGCACCCAAACAGAGAAGATGCGGACGTTGAAACTGAAGTCGAAGAGAGTGTCCATCGTATCCGGGAGAATTTTGAGACGGACCCCCTCGGCTTTCGTTTCCCAGATGGAGCGGTCGGGTCTCAAGACTACGAGATTCTAGCTGACCACGATGTCGCGTTTAGCTCGAGTCTATTCCCCTCATGGCGGCCAGGCCGGTTCAACAACTTTCGCGGGTCACGGAACCCGCAAAGCATTTCGAATAGAGATATCATTGAAATACCCTTCACAGTGTACTCTGATTTCCTGCGGATTCCAGTGGCCCTGTCTTATCTGAAGTTGTTTGGGGCTGCTTTCGAGCGACTCGTTAGGTCTAACCCCCCGGATATAATCATCTTCGACTTTCATATGCATGATCTAGTCGTTCCAAAGACATTCGAGCAGTTACCGCTTCCGTATCGTGCTGTCTATTCCCGCCGAAAACACGATGGGTTTGAATTACTTGATCGGTTCATATGTGATTTACAGGACAAGGGGTATGAATTCGGATTAATTGCCGATCTGTACAGAGAGGTACAGAAGGATGCGTAG
- a CDS encoding methionyl-tRNA formyltransferase: protein MRSSDSTGSETLEVLVITIDEHYYIPKFLGDIVEAEAINVVGITTMPPSLGTQNLVMFAFDLFRRFGPKVFAQHSLFYAKFMLLDLFGRFTGWGPAYSPKTLAHRYDIDYRHTTDVNSDLYRKYAKAKNPDVIVSVAATQKFGSDLLGVPELGGINVHSSLLPEYRGVSPSFWALLHGNEKTGITVHYMDEDIDTGDVIIQEPLTIQEEDTLHSLNERVAERGSGVLRRALDDIRAGTIDAEPINPDAGTYYSLPSREDVREFLHQGNEFY, encoded by the coding sequence ATGCGTAGTTCCGATTCGACGGGCAGTGAAACCCTTGAAGTTCTCGTCATCACCATAGACGAACACTACTACATCCCGAAATTCCTAGGGGATATCGTTGAGGCGGAGGCAATCAACGTGGTGGGAATCACGACGATGCCCCCATCGCTTGGGACACAAAACCTGGTTATGTTCGCATTCGATCTGTTTCGACGATTTGGCCCGAAGGTGTTTGCTCAACACAGCTTGTTCTATGCGAAGTTCATGCTCTTGGATCTCTTCGGTCGATTTACAGGGTGGGGGCCAGCTTATTCGCCAAAGACTCTCGCCCATCGGTACGATATCGACTACCGTCATACGACTGATGTCAACAGCGATCTGTATCGAAAATACGCCAAGGCGAAAAATCCTGACGTCATAGTCTCGGTCGCTGCAACCCAAAAGTTTGGCTCGGATTTGCTTGGAGTTCCGGAGCTGGGTGGGATAAATGTCCACTCGTCATTGTTGCCGGAGTATCGCGGCGTATCCCCCAGCTTTTGGGCTTTGCTCCATGGGAATGAGAAAACGGGTATCACCGTTCACTATATGGACGAGGACATTGATACAGGAGACGTGATCATTCAGGAACCGCTGACAATCCAAGAGGAGGATACCCTCCACTCATTGAATGAACGAGTTGCAGAACGTGGATCCGGAGTTCTTCGACGAGCATTGGATGATATCCGGGCAGGGACAATCGATGCTGAACCTATAAATCCGGATGCGGGGACCTACTATTCTCTACCTAGTCGAGAGGATGTCCGCGAATTTCTTCATCAGGGTAACGAATTCTACTGA